GAGTTACAATCCTATGAATTGATGTTGAATGACAGTCAGCTGGTCTAAAGAGTAGAAGTGAATATAGTGGTCACTTTTTCCtcaaaagggaagggaaaaTATACTAGAAAAGGTAAAACTAAGGTCTATGGGTCACCACAAGTGGAAAGGAATAAAGCCAGAAAGCCAAAAGACTTATCTAagttaaaatactttttttgtaATAAGAAAGGGCACTTCAAGGCAAACTATAAAGAGTGAAAAGAATACCTAGATACTAATGGAAAATGTATGGAACTCTTAATGATAAAAGCTTGTTTAGTGGAAGACTCAATAAACCATTAGGTTATTGATTCAAGAGCTACTAATCATGTATTTGTTTCTTTATAGGGGTTCgatgagatgaaagatcttagAGATAAGAGCTTATCATTGTGAACTAGGATCGAGACAAGTGTGGCAGTTGAAGCTGGGGgagatgtacatatttatttagataattttaggaagattattttaaaagacgTTTTATAtgtaccaagtttcaaaagCAACTTAATTTCTGTTGCATGTTTATATAGAGACGACTTGAccatgaattttaataatagaattgcaatatttagaaatttcaatcttatttgtaatggatgaatgtcaaataatctctattttatcaaactaaAGATGTACATACTACTTGACactgaaatatttaataaaagacttaaaatttctcactctaatgagacgtactttggcatttgagacttggtcatattaatcgagaaagaatcactagacttaTGAAAGATGACATTTTAAGTTTACTTAAAGAAGTTGATCTTCTACAATGTGAATCTTACTTGGAGGGTAAGATCACTAAGcgatcttttaatgcaaaaagaACGAGGGCCAAAAAACccttagaacttgtgcacactgacGTATGTGACCCAATGAGTGTTAGTGCAAAAGGTAGTTACGAGTATTATGTAACCTTTATTGATGACTATTCTATATATGAGTATGTATACCTGATGCATCGCAaaagtgaaacctttgataaattcaaagagtttcgTGTGGAAGAggagaaacaactaggtttacccataaaggCATTTTGGTCTAATTGAGGTGGAGAATATTTATCTGATAAGTTCTTAAGGTACCTAATAGAGAATGAGATCCTATCCCAATTAATTGCGCTGAGCATTTCACAACAAAATGCCGTGGCTGAGTGAAGAAATCAAATGTTGTTAGACATGATTCATTCGATATTAAGTTATTCGAAGCTATCAATATCTTTTTGATGATACATTGTACAAACAACttgttatattttgaataatgtgCCAACTAAGGCAGTATTAAAAACCTCATATGAATTGTGGCATGGTAGGAAGCTGAATCTTAATCATTTTAGGATTTGGGGATGCCTGACCcatatattggataaatatgtAAAGAAGTTGGACTCATGGACATAATTGTGCTTGTTTGTAAGATATCCAAAAGGAACAAAGGGTGGTTTGTTTTATTACCTAAAAGAGAAAACTGTTATAGTCTCAACTTATGCTACTTTTATTGAATAAAGTTATATGAATGAATTCAAACCTCGGAGTAAAGAGGTACTCGATGAGCTttcagaaaatataaaaaaaccctATGAAAATAGTTCCAGAACCAACTCCTAATAGTAGATCTACAAGTGATCAGCAGCATAGGGAGCTTCGTCGCAGTGGAAGGGTCTTTCATAGGCTTGAGTTCTTTTAATCTGGTGGAAGTGTTTTTAACACTAAATTTGGTGAATAGGAAGATGATGACCCACTCACATATGATGAAGCAATGCAGAGTGCTGATTATAAGCTTTAGGAAATAACTATGAAAGCTGAGATGAACTCTATGTATTCCAACTtagtgtgggaacttgtagacttaacGGAAGAGATAAGacccatagggtgtaagtggatctacaagaggaaaagaaatgaggatggaaaagtggaaacttataaTATCAGACTTGTAAAAAAAGTTTATACTTAGAAAGAAGGTTTGATTACGAAGAAACCTTATCTCTAATTGTCATGCTTAAGTCAATCCGCATATTACTATTCATTGTGACGGCTCTCAATTAAGAGATCAaaaaatggatgtcaagataACATTTTTGAACAATTGTTTTGAAGAGAGCATCTACATTATGCAACCTACCGGATATATAGCTAAAGTAAACgagcataaagtttgcaaactactCAGATCTATATATGAACTTAAGCAAGCATCCTGTTTATGGAATCTAAGATTCGATCAAGTGATaaagacttttggatttgagcaaaacgTATATGAACCTTATGTTTATAAACGTTTAGGGGATGGAAAGGTGGTCTTTCTCATTTTATATAtcgatgatattctacttattgGGAATGATGTAGGGACATTGCCATCAGTTAAACTGTGGTTAACCTAACAATTTAGCTTGAAGGACTTGAGATaaactaattttgttttaggtATTTGAATCTTGAGGGATCGAAAGAATAAAGTGAGAACACTATCTTAAGATTCATACATAGATAAGATATTGGAGTGTTATGCAATGACTGATTCGAAGAAGGGAAATCAACCCTCCGTATCGAGATTTCATCTCTTTTTAGAAGCCTGTCCTAAGATAgtggaagaaaaaaagaaaatgggaaagGTTCATTATGATTTGGCAGTAGGAAGTCTTATGTATGTTAAGTTATTCACACGCCCAGATACCTGTTTTGCAGTGGGGTAAGTCAATATCAGACGAATCCAGGAGTAAGACACTGGCAAGCAGTTAAGCGTATACCTAAGTATTTATGGAGAACaagggattatatgcttgtgtattccaGAGGAGaccttaattttattatatgtattCAACAGAATACCTTGGCCaagatttttctttatatattgaACTACTCAAAAAATAGCgtttaaatgagatttatttggtCTGTGCATGAATTAGCTTAAGTGTTGAACCGCAAATGATATGTCTGGTCGTATGTTGGTCAAATAGAGCAATCTTCTGAGAAGTTGTTGATATACTGCAATATCTAAAACTAGCTCATCACCATTGACAGTTGGTTGTATAGTTTCGTCATATTCAATTGAAGtaagtttttgattttgttcaaGAGGTGTACTTGTTGGTTTTGCTTCTCCTAACCAAACATTGACTATCAACTTCAACACATACTTCCTTTGGCTTAACACAATACCTTTGCTTGACCTCATAACCTCTATACCAAGAAAAAATTTTAGTGCACCCAAGTCATTCATCTTAAAGTTCTGGTGTAGAACCGTTTTAAGCTCATTGATCATACCAATGTCACTTCCTGTGATTAAcagatcatcaacatagacaAGTAGTATGACTACGTTACCTCCCTggctttttgaaaataaagaatagtCATGTCTGCTTTGTGTGTAACCTCCTTACAACAATGCCTCAGTAAACTTCAAATTACATTGTCGAGAAGCTTGCTTCAACCCGTACAATGATTTGAGAAAATGACACACCTTGTGCTCCCCTTATTTGCGAAAACCTTTTGGGATATCCATATAAACCTCCTTATACAGATTACCTTGTAAGAAAGCATTGTAGACATCCATTTGGAAAAGAGGCCAGTCATTCATGGTAGCCACACTAATGACTGTCCTAACAGTAACATGCTTGACCATAGGAGAAAAAGATTCCTAAAAATCAATACTAGCATGCTGGTCGTATCCTTTCCCCACGACCCAAGCTTTAAATCGCTCAAAAAAACCATCAGAATTGTATTTGATCTTATAAACCCATTTGCACCCTATAGGAACCACGCCAGATGGTACAGAAACAACCTCCCATGTATCATTGTCTCCCAAAGCACAAATTTCTTGTTGCATGGCATTGACCCATCTTGGATTTAAGATAGCCTTGGTATATGTTTGGGGTTTAGACATGGAAGAAATATGGGCTGCAAATGACTGAGTATGAACAGGTAAATGCAAAGCAGAATACACATGAGAAATGTGGTATGTACCTGAAACAAGGGAAGTGGAAGATTGGTTGGAGCAAACATAATCCCTCATCCATGCGGGTTGCTTGATAGACTGTGTAATGCATCTTAAGAGGATTGAAGTGGAAGAGGTTGGTTGAACAAACGGGGAAAATGATGGCTTAGGAAAAGTACAAGATTGACTCGGTGAAATATTATCAGGTGGTAGGATTGGTGAGGTAGAGGCTGCTAGTAAAATGGATGATGTGGGAAGTATAGGAATAGAAGGCATGGGCATAAGATCAAGGAAATGAAAGCTATTAGTTGTAGGAGGAAACAAAATCTGTTTTGGAAAATGTAAAAGGAAACATAGTCTCATGAAATATAACGTCTcggttaattaaaaaaacttttaatttcaaaagtgaaTAACAGGCAACCTTTTTGAACATTGGAATATCCCATAAAGACAAAAGGATTAGCCTTTGGAGAAAATTTATCCTGATAATTAGGTGTGGTAGCATAGCAAAGACATCCAAACACACGCATATGAGAAAGATCAAGAGGTTTACGATATAAGACTTCAAAAGGACTATTCCAATGCAAAAGAGGAGTAGGTAGGCGATTGATAAAAAAACAAGCAGTTAAGACACATTCACCCCAAAATTTACTACGCATATTAGACTGAAATTTGAGAGATCTAGAAACTTCAAACAAATGTCGATGCTTATGCATGACGACCCTATTTTGTTGAGAAGTATAAGCATACGAGCTTTGATGCACAATTCCCATCATACTAAACTATTCATGGcactcattttaaaaaaattcatacccATTATCACTACGAACATATTTGATACTGATGGAAGATTGATTCTTGATCAAGGCGAAGAATTGTTTAAGGATACAAGAGCATCATTTTTGATTGCAACAAATACACCCATGTCATTCTCAAGTAATCATCAACAATAGTTAAAAAATACCTATGACCACTATGAGTAGAAATTCAATAGTCCCCCCACAAATCTATGTTAATAAGAGAAAAAATCGCATCAAAACGAGTTGTGCTTATGGGAAATGATAATCTAGTTTATTTAGCAAGGGGGCACACTAGACACTGTTGGATACTATCATTATTCGAAACTGTGCAGGGAAGATTAAGCACCTTATTCAATCCTGAAATAGAAGCATGGCCAAGTCTAGCATGCCAAAGGAAAGATGGTTCAACATTTGCT
The sequence above is a segment of the Gossypium raimondii isolate GPD5lz chromosome 4, ASM2569854v1, whole genome shotgun sequence genome. Coding sequences within it:
- the LOC128040418 gene encoding uncharacterized mitochondrial protein AtMg00810-like codes for the protein MVKHVTVRTVISVATMNDWPLFQMDVYNAFLQGSDIGMINELKTVLHQNFKMNDLGALKFFLGIEVMRSSKGIVLSQRKYVLKLIVNVWLGEAKPTSTPLEQNQKLTSIEYDETIQPTVNGDELVLDIAVYQQLLRRLLYLTNIRPDISFAVQHLS